In Nostoc sp. CENA543, a single genomic region encodes these proteins:
- a CDS encoding peptidase domain-containing ABC transporter has protein sequence MTYIKNTFQEFLLTIKGFEHLPTTEINLLLERLQAFRYRIGQRIISKEIVPDRITIIYEGQARLLGFDPQTQMPKTLKLLQRGEIIGEIGLLRQLGCETAIASTDEMIGLTIEASEYVRLLSTYPAFAQARENSCHIMEIFDILGLQIAKQANVIDNLDELAEQAGQTAKIQYLSPGRNYFHQLDKNTVWFLSSGIINEFPVGSRLEPQDGQETIIVRSDSPARLLGLAPSALSFLNPRNQSQLAVSSSQTQITETMEIPYASDEDYSQFRSTTANSKNPRQKYPFFGGKGELNSTFACFQMLTKHLQIPFRREVVRRLLSEQIKRQGTISFPVCAYLGELIGLKANLIDVPTAAITRIPTPALVRYGENFAVLYAVDANQVVLGVPSQGIVRCKPAQIVEHLETIENSFPPQVRVLLLTTTKETPQERFGLRWFLPYLSRYKRVLTEVFIASFFVQLAQLANPLVIQLIIDQVIVKNSTSTLNVLGGLLLVVGIFEAILTTLRTYLFVDTTNRIDMGLGSQIIDHLLRLPLRYFEKRPVGELSTRINELENIRQFLTGTALTVGLDAVFSVVYIIVMLFYSWQLTLVGLATIPIFIVITLIASPTVSRQLRTKAERNANTQSYLVEVMSGIQTVKAQNIELRSRFSWQERYARYVAAGFKTVVTSTLANSTSQFLNKLSSLLVLWVGAYLVLQQQLTLGELIAFRIISGYVTSPILRLAQLWQSFQETALSLERLSDIVDTPQEAEIDRYNIPLPEIQGAIKYENVSFRFVNGGPLQLCNVNLEIPQGKFVGIVGQSGSGKSTMMKLLLRLYDIEAGRILIDGYDIAKVELYSLRRQVGVVPQETLLFDGTVQENIALTNPDASTEEIIEAAKIAAAHEFIMGLPNGYNTRVGERGAALSGGQRQRIAIARSILQRPKLLVLDEATSALDYPTERQVCLNLANAFQGSTVFFITHRLNTVSHADTIVVMDGGKIIEQGSHQELMAAKGHYFYLYQQQEVNL, from the coding sequence ATGACCTATATAAAAAATACCTTTCAAGAATTCTTACTGACTATAAAGGGGTTTGAACATCTACCCACTACAGAAATAAATCTTTTACTAGAGCGACTGCAAGCATTCCGTTATCGTATCGGTCAACGCATTATCAGTAAAGAAATAGTCCCCGATCGCATCACAATCATCTATGAGGGACAGGCGCGATTATTGGGATTTGACCCCCAAACACAAATGCCCAAAACCCTGAAATTATTACAACGGGGAGAGATAATTGGCGAAATTGGATTATTGCGTCAATTGGGTTGTGAAACGGCGATCGCCTCAACCGACGAAATGATCGGTTTAACTATAGAAGCCAGCGAATATGTGCGGTTATTGTCTACCTATCCCGCCTTTGCACAGGCACGCGAAAATTCCTGTCACATCATGGAAATCTTCGATATTTTGGGCTTGCAGATCGCAAAGCAGGCCAACGTCATCGATAACCTAGATGAACTAGCAGAACAAGCAGGTCAAACCGCTAAAATACAATATCTCTCACCTGGCAGAAATTACTTTCATCAGCTAGACAAAAATACAGTTTGGTTTTTGAGTAGCGGGATCATTAACGAATTTCCTGTTGGTTCGCGTCTCGAACCCCAAGATGGTCAAGAAACCATTATCGTCAGAAGTGACAGTCCTGCACGATTGTTGGGTTTAGCACCATCGGCTTTATCATTCCTCAATCCTCGTAATCAATCACAACTAGCTGTTAGTAGCAGTCAAACCCAGATCACTGAGACGATGGAAATTCCCTACGCCTCAGATGAAGACTATTCCCAATTTCGCAGTACAACTGCCAATAGTAAAAATCCCCGGCAAAAATACCCCTTCTTTGGTGGCAAGGGAGAATTAAATAGCACTTTTGCTTGTTTTCAGATGCTCACGAAGCATTTACAAATCCCCTTTCGTCGGGAAGTGGTACGTCGTCTGTTATCTGAGCAAATCAAACGCCAAGGGACAATTTCCTTCCCTGTTTGCGCCTATCTAGGAGAATTAATTGGCTTGAAGGCCAATTTAATCGATGTTCCCACGGCTGCTATTACTCGCATCCCCACACCAGCATTAGTGCGTTATGGCGAAAATTTTGCCGTTTTATACGCCGTCGATGCTAATCAAGTCGTTTTAGGTGTCCCATCCCAAGGGATAGTTCGCTGCAAACCAGCACAAATAGTTGAACATTTAGAAACGATAGAAAATAGTTTTCCACCACAAGTCAGGGTACTACTGCTCACCACCACCAAGGAAACGCCACAAGAACGCTTTGGTTTACGGTGGTTTCTTCCCTATTTGTCACGCTACAAAAGAGTCCTCACAGAAGTCTTTATCGCTTCCTTTTTTGTACAGTTAGCACAGCTAGCCAATCCCCTAGTTATCCAACTGATTATTGATCAAGTCATAGTTAAAAATAGCACCAGCACACTTAATGTTCTGGGAGGCTTGTTATTGGTAGTGGGGATATTTGAAGCTATACTCACCACCTTACGGACTTATTTATTTGTGGATACCACCAACCGCATTGATATGGGTTTGGGGTCACAAATTATTGACCACTTATTGCGGCTACCACTGCGCTACTTTGAAAAGCGACCAGTCGGGGAGTTATCTACACGCATCAACGAATTAGAAAATATCCGTCAGTTTCTCACCGGTACAGCTTTAACCGTGGGATTAGATGCTGTATTTTCAGTGGTTTATATCATTGTCATGCTGTTTTACAGTTGGCAATTAACCCTAGTGGGTTTAGCCACAATTCCCATATTTATCGTTATCACCTTAATTGCCTCCCCGACAGTTAGTAGACAGCTACGCACCAAAGCCGAACGCAACGCTAACACCCAATCCTATTTAGTCGAGGTAATGTCGGGGATTCAAACAGTCAAAGCGCAAAATATTGAATTGCGATCGCGCTTTTCTTGGCAAGAGCGATACGCTCGATATGTAGCAGCTGGATTTAAAACTGTCGTCACCTCTACCCTCGCTAACTCCACCAGTCAATTTCTCAATAAACTCAGTAGTTTACTAGTGCTGTGGGTGGGTGCTTACTTGGTATTGCAGCAGCAGTTAACTTTAGGGGAATTAATCGCCTTCAGAATTATCTCTGGTTATGTTACTAGCCCCATCCTACGGTTAGCACAACTGTGGCAAAGCTTCCAAGAAACAGCCCTATCCCTAGAAAGATTAAGCGATATTGTAGACACACCCCAAGAAGCAGAAATTGACCGCTACAACATCCCGCTTCCCGAAATTCAAGGTGCGATCAAATACGAAAACGTCTCCTTTAGATTCGTTAATGGCGGGCCTTTGCAACTATGCAATGTCAATCTGGAAATTCCCCAAGGAAAATTCGTCGGGATTGTCGGGCAGAGTGGCTCCGGTAAAAGTACGATGATGAAACTGCTACTGCGACTTTATGACATAGAAGCAGGCAGAATTTTGATTGATGGCTACGATATCGCCAAAGTAGAACTTTATTCTTTGCGTCGCCAAGTCGGTGTAGTTCCCCAAGAAACCCTGTTATTTGATGGTACAGTCCAAGAAAATATTGCTTTGACTAATCCCGATGCTTCCACAGAAGAGATTATCGAAGCTGCGAAAATTGCCGCCGCCCATGAATTTATTATGGGTTTACCCAACGGCTACAATACCAGAGTTGGTGAACGCGGTGCTGCACTATCCGGCGGACAAAGACAAAGAATCGCGATCGCTCGTTCTATTCTGCAAAGACCCAAACTATTAGTCCTAGATGAAGCTACCAGTGCTTTAGATTATCCCACCGAACGTCAAGTTTGTCTCAACCTCGCCAACGCCTTTCAAGGTAGTACAGTCTTTTTCATTACCCACCGTCTCAACACCGTCAGCCACGCAGATACAATCGTCGTCATGGATGGCGGTAAAATCATCGAACAAGGTAGCCATCAAGAATTAATGGCTGCTAAAGGTCATTATTTCTATTTATATCAACAACAAGAAGTGAATTTGTAG
- the phnD gene encoding phosphate/phosphite/phosphonate ABC transporter substrate-binding protein: protein MKKAWHWLITKQSVRSSKILISGAIALLLTISCTDNASKYNRSSIEATPSSSPLRIYRRTQERQGTVYEGSPTESSKDDLPKLRIGVMPTQNQTDQEKILQALDKYLEEYLKRPVEFQIAQDNKEVVQLLVENQIQIAYLGSVTYLEAVDKGAKIQPLVAPIDTISGQPWYRMCIVVNANSNIQKLSDLKGKSIAFVDQTSNFGYLTALAEWKQERQENPYQDFTQVIYVGNHEQSMAALENNLVDAVATNLTACNNQQKDGKMPTKNIRIITETILTPNFPIVVSTELPDQVNHQLQQAFLSLPKGLDLIGGSQSDGYTLVVAAEYDQIQKIRQELNLISLPSK from the coding sequence ATGAAAAAAGCCTGGCATTGGCTGATTACTAAGCAGTCGGTACGGAGTAGTAAGATTTTAATTTCCGGTGCGATCGCTTTACTACTGACCATTAGTTGTACTGACAACGCTTCAAAATACAATCGCTCTAGTATCGAGGCTACTCCCTCATCATCTCCCTTGAGGATATACCGACGTACACAAGAACGACAAGGTACAGTATACGAAGGCTCTCCGACTGAGAGTAGTAAAGACGATTTGCCGAAACTCCGTATTGGAGTCATGCCCACCCAGAATCAAACAGATCAAGAAAAAATTCTTCAGGCTTTAGATAAATATTTAGAAGAGTATCTCAAGCGACCAGTAGAGTTTCAAATTGCTCAGGATAATAAAGAAGTCGTCCAGTTACTAGTTGAAAATCAAATACAAATTGCCTATTTAGGCTCTGTAACTTATTTAGAAGCAGTAGATAAAGGTGCGAAAATTCAACCTTTAGTAGCTCCTATAGATACCATCTCTGGTCAACCTTGGTATCGAATGTGTATTGTAGTTAATGCCAATAGCAATATTCAAAAATTATCAGACCTCAAAGGAAAAAGTATTGCTTTTGTTGATCAAACCTCTAATTTCGGGTATCTTACAGCCTTAGCAGAGTGGAAGCAAGAAAGACAAGAAAACCCCTATCAAGACTTTACTCAAGTCATCTATGTAGGCAATCATGAGCAAAGTATGGCAGCCTTAGAAAATAATCTTGTAGATGCTGTAGCTACTAATCTGACAGCTTGTAATAATCAACAAAAAGATGGTAAGATGCCTACAAAAAATATCAGAATCATCACAGAAACTATTCTCACACCCAATTTTCCCATAGTAGTATCGACAGAATTACCAGACCAGGTAAATCATCAGCTTCAGCAAGCTTTTCTCAGCCTTCCTAAAGGACTTGATTTGATTGGTGGTAGTCAGTCTGACGGATACACCCTTGTCGTTGCTGCTGAATATGATCAAATACAAAAAATCCGCCAAGAATTGAACTTAATTTCTCTCCCATCAAAATGA
- a CDS encoding sensor histidine kinase: MKISTKLLTSSAVSVGLVVAILIGNTVVVQQIKETVREKSNGTAETIKAALAADNALKSEIITLKDFVLFQNQNAEIEKSHAEFIQALDELERLMPNTPEISVIRTRHQFLRRIATQLIEQSSNQANVENSQLYFRSINSFNRDIKLFLDQLIKRADEQRLAVAQDLENLHQVQRIISFVVVAVILMLMVGEFMLIWQPTIKSLQNLQTGTSEIATGNFEYRLNILTGDEIEDLAKAFNNMAVKLAKSHETLIKNTELTHMNQRLELEIAERKQAELELQIALQELQSTQAQLIQTEKMSSLGQLVAGVAHEINNPVNFIYGNVTHANEYTKELLQLIRLYQEEFPTPSHTIQAKIDDMDLEFIQEDLPKILGSMTMGSQRIQQIVLSLRNFSRLDEAEMKAVDIHEGIESTLLILQNRFKAKPENAKIDILKEYGELPLVECHAGQLNQVFLNIINNAIDALNSYNAERSPQEIANDPSYIKITTQLLQNERVVVRIADNGPGMTEKVKQKLFDPFFTTKPVGQGTGLGLSISYQIIVEKHSGVLRCESELGKGCEFWIEIPLHQQETPASTVPIQAIA; encoded by the coding sequence ATGAAAATCTCTACCAAGCTACTAACTAGTTCTGCTGTATCTGTTGGACTTGTGGTGGCTATCCTCATTGGGAATACAGTGGTGGTGCAGCAGATTAAGGAAACTGTGCGCGAGAAAAGTAATGGAACTGCGGAAACCATCAAAGCAGCACTAGCAGCAGATAACGCCTTAAAGTCGGAAATTATCACACTCAAAGATTTCGTGCTTTTCCAAAATCAAAACGCAGAAATTGAAAAGTCTCATGCGGAGTTTATTCAAGCCTTGGATGAGTTAGAACGCCTCATGCCAAATACTCCAGAAATCTCCGTTATTCGTACTCGTCATCAGTTTTTGCGCCGCATCGCTACTCAATTAATTGAACAGAGTTCTAATCAAGCTAATGTAGAAAATTCACAGTTGTATTTTCGCTCAATCAATTCTTTTAACCGAGATATTAAATTATTTCTTGATCAACTAATTAAACGTGCTGATGAACAAAGGCTTGCTGTAGCACAAGATTTAGAAAATTTACACCAAGTCCAAAGAATTATTTCTTTCGTGGTTGTAGCAGTGATTTTAATGCTGATGGTTGGTGAATTTATGCTCATTTGGCAACCGACCATCAAATCTTTGCAGAACTTACAAACAGGAACATCGGAAATTGCTACAGGTAATTTTGAATATCGTTTAAATATTCTCACAGGTGATGAAATTGAAGATTTAGCTAAAGCATTTAATAACATGGCGGTGAAGTTAGCTAAATCCCACGAAACACTAATTAAAAATACAGAACTTACCCACATGAATCAGCGTTTAGAGTTAGAAATAGCTGAACGCAAACAAGCAGAGTTAGAACTACAAATAGCCTTACAAGAACTACAAAGTACCCAAGCACAGCTAATTCAAACTGAAAAAATGTCTAGCTTGGGTCAATTAGTAGCTGGAGTTGCACATGAGATTAATAATCCCGTCAATTTTATCTATGGTAATGTGACCCACGCCAATGAATATACTAAAGAACTGTTACAGTTAATCCGTTTATATCAAGAAGAATTTCCTACCCCCAGTCACACAATTCAAGCCAAAATTGATGACATGGACTTAGAGTTTATTCAAGAAGACTTACCGAAAATTCTTGGTTCAATGACAATGGGGTCTCAACGCATTCAGCAAATAGTGTTATCCCTACGTAATTTCTCTCGTCTAGACGAAGCAGAAATGAAAGCCGTTGATATTCACGAAGGAATTGAAAGTACACTATTAATTTTACAAAATAGATTTAAAGCAAAACCAGAGAATGCAAAAATTGACATTCTCAAAGAGTATGGAGAGCTACCTTTAGTAGAATGCCATGCCGGACAGTTAAATCAAGTATTTTTAAATATTATTAATAATGCTATTGACGCTCTCAATAGTTACAATGCCGAGCGATCGCCGCAAGAAATCGCCAATGATCCCAGTTACATTAAAATCACCACCCAACTGCTTCAGAATGAGCGTGTGGTGGTAAGAATTGCCGATAATGGCCCAGGAATGACGGAAAAAGTCAAACAAAAGTTATTTGACCCCTTTTTCACCACTAAACCAGTAGGACAAGGTACGGGATTGGGTTTATCTATTAGTTACCAAATTATTGTAGAAAAACACTCTGGAGTCTTGCGGTGTGAGTCGGAGTTAGGTAAAGGGTGCGAATTCTGGATTGAAATTCCCCTACATCAGCAAGAAACCCCAGCCTCAACCGTCCCCATACAAGCGATCGCCTAG
- a CDS encoding toll/interleukin-1 receptor domain-containing protein: MNEIYISYAWKDNNSESGKRREELVDQICDTLLAQNYKLIRDRYHLSLGKSIKQFMESIGRGNYVILVISDKYLKSEYCMFEAVEVIKSKEYQQRIFPIVLEDADIYSKEGQFHYINYWKQQKEKIEKIIASDFNSDIYSAIHNIADKIIEISHQIDDFIFFIADKISINPVKNFDDFINQITCNIQDDAVKLRSNQNILVAGTGNYQLPPEIYLTAKNLGEKIANYDYNLITGGWQGVDYVVAESFANQLALKNIPLSRKLTQVVVHGTQPIFRGGTLEYTEPGINEWLKCLQKADVVILIGGLGGTYETYLYAKQEKIPVIPIVCTNGDAKRVFDEMLKDWDNQLMGNISITKFKSLNQYINNEMTAEDVVNDVMDIVNEIIFNQTVLKV, encoded by the coding sequence ATGAACGAAATTTATATATCCTATGCTTGGAAAGACAATAACAGCGAATCAGGAAAACGCCGGGAAGAATTAGTTGATCAAATCTGTGATACTCTACTTGCTCAAAACTATAAATTAATTCGCGATCGCTATCATTTATCTCTAGGAAAAAGCATTAAGCAATTCATGGAATCAATTGGTCGCGGTAATTATGTGATTTTAGTGATTAGTGACAAATACCTAAAATCAGAATACTGTATGTTTGAGGCTGTAGAAGTTATTAAATCTAAAGAATATCAACAAAGAATTTTTCCCATCGTCTTAGAGGATGCTGACATATACAGCAAAGAAGGACAGTTTCACTATATAAATTACTGGAAACAGCAAAAAGAAAAAATAGAAAAAATTATCGCTTCTGATTTTAACTCAGATATATATTCTGCTATTCATAATATAGCCGATAAAATTATCGAAATCTCTCATCAAATTGATGACTTTATTTTCTTTATAGCTGATAAAATCAGCATTAATCCAGTGAAAAACTTTGATGATTTTATTAATCAGATCACCTGCAACATTCAAGATGATGCAGTAAAACTCAGAAGTAATCAGAACATCTTAGTAGCTGGTACAGGTAATTATCAACTTCCTCCAGAGATTTATCTAACTGCGAAAAATCTGGGTGAGAAAATAGCGAATTATGACTATAATTTGATAACAGGTGGTTGGCAAGGCGTAGATTATGTAGTAGCAGAAAGTTTCGCCAATCAGCTAGCACTTAAAAATATTCCTCTTTCCCGTAAATTAACCCAAGTAGTTGTGCATGGAACACAACCTATTTTCAGAGGTGGAACTTTAGAATACACAGAACCAGGGATTAATGAATGGCTGAAATGTTTGCAAAAAGCTGATGTGGTTATCCTCATAGGTGGTCTTGGCGGTACTTATGAAACTTATCTTTACGCTAAACAAGAAAAAATTCCAGTGATTCCCATTGTATGCACTAATGGTGATGCGAAACGGGTCTTTGATGAAATGTTAAAAGATTGGGATAATCAACTTATGGGTAACATTTCAATCACCAAATTTAAGTCACTCAATCAATATATTAATAATGAAATGACTGCTGAGGATGTTGTCAATGATGTGATGGATATAGTCAATGAAATTATTTTTAATCAAACCGTCTTAAAAGTGTAA
- a CDS encoding succinate dehydrogenase/fumarate reductase flavoprotein subunit, with amino-acid sequence MLEHDVIIVGGGLAGCRAAVEIARTDPSLKVAVVAKTHPIRSHSVAAQGGIAATLKNVDNTDTWEAHAFDTVKGSDYLADQDAVAILTQEAPDVVIDLEHMGVLFSRLNDGRIAQRAFGGHSHNRTCYAADKTGHAILHELVNNLRRYGVHIYQEWYVMRLILVDNEAKGLVMYRLLDGHIEVVRAKAVMFATGGYGRVYNTTSNDYASTGDGLAMTALAGLPLEDMEFVQFHPTGLYPVGVLISEAVRGEGAYLINSEGDRFMANYAPSRMELAPRDITSRAIAYEIRAGRGINPDGSAGGPFVYLDLRHMGKEKIMSRVPFCWEEAHRLVGIDAVTQPMPVRPTIHYCMGGIPVNTDGRVRSSGDSLVEGFFAAGETACVSVHGANRLGSNSLLECVVYGKRTGAAIAQYVQQRKLPHIDEQHYIKAAQQEIQSLLEQPGKYRINQIRQAFQDAMTEFCGVFRTEELMRTGWEKITALQKQYNQIYLDDKDSYWNTELVEALELRSLMVVGQTILTSAINRQESRGAHFREDYPQRDDTNFLKHTMAYYSPAGIDIQYRPVAITMFEPQERKY; translated from the coding sequence ATGTTGGAACATGATGTGATTATTGTCGGGGGCGGATTGGCGGGATGTCGGGCGGCGGTGGAAATTGCACGGACTGATCCTAGTTTAAAGGTGGCGGTGGTGGCGAAAACTCATCCCATTCGCTCCCATTCGGTGGCGGCTCAAGGTGGTATCGCAGCAACCTTGAAAAATGTGGATAATACGGATACATGGGAAGCACACGCCTTTGATACAGTCAAGGGTTCTGATTATTTGGCTGACCAAGATGCAGTAGCAATTTTGACTCAAGAAGCACCCGATGTAGTGATTGATTTGGAACACATGGGGGTTTTGTTTTCCCGCTTAAATGATGGTCGCATTGCACAACGGGCTTTTGGGGGACATTCTCACAATCGTACTTGCTACGCGGCTGATAAAACGGGTCACGCAATTTTACATGAATTGGTGAATAATTTACGGCGGTATGGTGTGCATATATACCAAGAATGGTATGTGATGCGTCTGATTTTGGTAGACAATGAAGCTAAAGGTTTGGTGATGTACCGCCTGTTAGATGGTCATATTGAGGTGGTACGAGCAAAAGCTGTGATGTTCGCGACAGGTGGCTATGGTCGCGTTTATAACACCACCTCTAATGATTATGCTTCCACGGGTGATGGTTTGGCGATGACAGCTTTGGCGGGTTTACCCTTGGAAGATATGGAGTTTGTGCAGTTCCATCCGACTGGGTTGTATCCGGTGGGGGTGTTGATTTCGGAAGCGGTACGGGGAGAAGGGGCGTATTTGATTAACTCTGAAGGCGATCGCTTCATGGCTAATTATGCACCTAGCCGCATGGAACTAGCCCCCCGTGACATCACTTCACGGGCGATCGCGTATGAAATTCGTGCCGGAAGGGGAATCAATCCTGATGGGAGTGCTGGCGGCCCCTTTGTCTATCTGGATTTGCGACACATGGGGAAAGAAAAAATTATGAGTCGTGTTCCTTTCTGTTGGGAAGAAGCACACCGCCTAGTGGGGATAGATGCAGTTACTCAACCTATGCCAGTACGCCCGACGATTCATTATTGTATGGGGGGAATTCCCGTCAATACTGATGGGAGAGTCCGCAGCAGTGGCGATAGTTTAGTTGAGGGTTTCTTTGCGGCTGGGGAAACGGCTTGTGTGTCCGTTCACGGTGCCAACCGCTTGGGGAGTAATTCCCTATTAGAATGCGTAGTTTATGGTAAACGCACTGGGGCGGCGATCGCTCAATACGTACAGCAACGTAAATTACCTCATATAGATGAACAACATTACATCAAAGCCGCTCAACAAGAAATTCAATCTTTACTAGAACAGCCAGGAAAATACCGTATTAACCAAATTCGCCAAGCTTTTCAAGATGCGATGACTGAATTTTGTGGCGTTTTTCGCACTGAGGAATTAATGCGTACAGGCTGGGAAAAAATCACTGCCCTACAAAAACAATACAATCAGATTTATTTAGATGATAAAGACAGTTATTGGAATACAGAACTTGTAGAAGCTTTAGAATTGCGGAGTTTAATGGTAGTCGGACAGACTATTTTAACCTCAGCTATCAATCGCCAAGAAAGTCGCGGCGCACATTTTCGGGAAGATTATCCCCAGCGTGATGATACTAATTTTCTCAAGCATACAATGGCTTATTATTCACCAGCCGGAATTGATATTCAATATCGTCCGGTAGCCATTACCATGTTTGAGCCACAGGAGAGAAAATATTAG
- a CDS encoding HlyD family efflux transporter periplasmic adaptor subunit: MTQLNTNNGNGKHDRKHDQAIAVDAEVLTPQTPPPPQSSINTNYQEFEQSVVLRQSPIWSRTIMLTLMALACFGVAWAYFAKIEQVIPATGQLKPEGTVKEVQAPVNGVVKEVHIKDGQKVLKGDLLITFETVATVAQLNSLNNIRNSLMQENQIYRQLMNSSSGINSELEFSRVRLPRNAEFLLKSRIALVTENDLLRTQLRNSTTGIGLDSDEKRQLEVAKTELDTRASAARLEVSKIEKQLAQTVVKLQDTQASLNIQQKILEKLKILAEQGGVSQLQYLNQQQQVQNYAAEVAQLNEEKKRLQFDIEKSRQQLYNTVAASDKTILEKIADNKKRIADIDSQFMKIVLNNEQNLADVNSKISQAQLEFKYQQLRAPVSGTVFNLQAKTPGFVANPTQKILEIIPNDKFVAEIFITNKDIGFVRKGMKADVRIDSFPFSEFGDIKGEVLEIGSDALPPDETHKFYRFPAKIKLNKQYLDIKDKRISLQSGMSLSANIKVQEERTVLSLFTEMFTNQVESLKEVR; this comes from the coding sequence ATGACGCAACTTAACACTAACAATGGTAACGGTAAGCATGACCGTAAGCATGACCAGGCGATCGCGGTTGATGCTGAAGTTTTAACACCTCAGACCCCACCCCCTCCTCAATCTTCCATTAATACTAATTACCAAGAGTTTGAACAGTCGGTTGTATTGCGTCAATCTCCTATTTGGTCACGCACCATCATGCTGACTCTCATGGCTTTGGCTTGTTTTGGCGTTGCTTGGGCATACTTCGCTAAAATCGAACAAGTAATTCCTGCTACTGGTCAATTAAAACCAGAAGGCACAGTTAAAGAAGTCCAAGCTCCAGTTAATGGGGTTGTCAAAGAAGTACATATCAAAGATGGACAAAAAGTCCTCAAAGGTGACTTACTAATTACTTTTGAAACTGTTGCAACTGTTGCTCAATTGAATTCTTTAAATAATATTCGCAACAGTCTAATGCAGGAAAATCAGATTTATCGTCAATTAATGAATTCATCTTCCGGTATTAATTCGGAATTAGAATTTTCGCGAGTCAGATTGCCAAGAAACGCCGAATTCTTGTTAAAAAGTCGGATAGCATTAGTTACAGAAAATGATTTATTACGCACTCAATTAAGAAACTCTACTACAGGTATCGGTTTAGATAGTGACGAAAAACGACAGTTAGAAGTTGCGAAAACAGAATTAGATACTCGTGCATCTGCCGCCAGGCTAGAAGTATCTAAAATCGAAAAACAACTAGCCCAAACTGTAGTCAAACTCCAAGATACACAAGCCAGTTTAAATATCCAACAAAAGATTTTAGAGAAACTCAAAATCCTGGCAGAACAAGGTGGTGTCTCTCAGTTACAATACCTGAATCAGCAACAACAAGTCCAAAATTATGCCGCCGAAGTGGCACAATTAAACGAAGAGAAGAAACGTCTGCAATTTGATATTGAAAAATCCAGACAACAACTTTACAATACTGTCGCAGCCTCCGATAAAACTATTTTAGAAAAAATAGCAGATAACAAAAAGCGTATTGCTGATATTGATAGCCAATTTATGAAAATTGTGCTAAACAATGAGCAAAATTTAGCTGATGTCAATAGTAAAATTTCCCAAGCTCAATTAGAGTTTAAATATCAACAATTACGCGCTCCTGTTTCCGGTACAGTTTTCAATTTACAAGCAAAAACCCCTGGTTTTGTAGCTAATCCCACCCAAAAAATCTTGGAGATTATACCCAACGATAAATTCGTTGCTGAGATTTTTATCACCAATAAAGATATTGGGTTCGTCCGCAAAGGAATGAAAGCTGATGTCAGAATCGATTCATTTCCCTTTAGCGAATTCGGTGACATCAAAGGCGAGGTACTTGAAATAGGTTCAGACGCACTCCCACCAGATGAAACCCATAAGTTTTATCGCTTTCCTGCCAAAATTAAGTTAAATAAACAATACTTAGACATTAAAGACAAAAGAATTTCTTTGCAATCTGGTATGTCTTTAAGTGCTAACATCAAAGTCCAAGAAGAACGTACAGTTTTGAGTCTGTTTACAGAGATGTTTACCAACCAAGTTGAAAGCTTGAAAGAAGTAAGATAA